The Desulfurococcaceae archaeon DNA window CTTATGTTCACTCCCCTCACAGCTTCATACTCCATGGCATTTAAGCCCATTTCCCTTAAGAAAGCCGGCGCGCGGAGGATGTTTGCGGATTTTAGCGTAATGGGCTTACCCGCTGGGCCGAACCAGTAATGGGGCATGTAAATCCCTGAATATATAGTAGACCTGTTACCTTAATAATTCATGGCGAGCGAAGTTGGAGAAACCCAAGCCTATAGAAGAGAAGGAGCTCTTTCGAGGTTTAAGGTTCAATGTAGTACGTAGAAAATACGCTAAACAGGACGGCGTGTTTGAAAGGGACGTGGTTATTTTTCCCGAGGCTGTGGTAGTCCTACCCCTAATTACACGCGATGAAATACTGCTAATTAGGCAGTTTAGAGCTACTCTAAACGACTTCGTAGTTGAAGCCCCCGCAGGCGTTGTCGACGAAGGAGAATCCCCCGAAGAGACCGCCAAGAGAGAGCTCGTGGAAGAGACGGGCTACTATCCAGGAAAACTCGTAAAGCTGGGGTCGTACGCACCGACACCCGGTTACAGTACAGAGATTTTACACTTCTACTACGCCGAAGATCTCAAGTACGTGGGAGCCCGGCCAGAAAGATACGAAGTCATAGAGCCAATGAGAGTTCCGCTTAAAACGGCGTACGAAATGGTTTTAAGCAACGAGGTCAAGGATATGAAAACCGCCCTCATAATACTTCTATACTCGTGGAGAAGGGGGTACAGTTGAGTATTGATCCAGGAGTTCTTAAACGCCTGCTTTACTTGAAGATAGTGGCCGAAGGGAATGCAGGCTGGGCATTTAGAGAACTAATAGACTACATAGTTGAAATGCTTGAAGAGAGGCTCGCGTTAATACTGAATGAAGCAGTAGAGCTCTACGGGTTGGAGACATCGATACTCGATAAAGATGGGTGCGAAGTGTTTCCCGAAGAAAAGCTCTGTAAGGATATCTTAGTCGTTGGCGTTTACGAGAAGGACACGGAAAACCCACTCATCTACGCCGGCTACTTAATCCTACGTAGCGAAAACACCCTAGAAGTGAAGTTCGTTAAGGCCATCGACGCCGCTACGAAGGAGCCTATTTAAACCCAGCCGGTTGCATTCAATACCGGAATACAAATAATGTAAATAGTAGCTGATCTCCATACGTAGAACCCGGAAAAGCTACAGGCGTTTTACCCAGCTTGACCGGGTGTAGCAACCTCCTTCGCTGAAAGTATTGCTTTGATTTTAATGGATCTCACTTTCTCCTCCCTCTCGATCTCGTCGAATTTCATCGTTAAGTACCTTATCGTGTTCGTCAGCCTCGGTATGAGGATCTTCTCTATCATCTGAACCCTCCTCCTAAGCCTAGAGACCTCGCGGCCTATTAGGTAAAGGGACTTCTCGTATTCCGCCAGCTCGATCATTACTTTAATCAAATCATCTTTCTTTAACTGAATGCCCGCAGCTTCAGGGGGTAGCATTACACTTGGTTTCGAGACCTCCTCCACCTCGATCAACGGCACCACTACCCCCATGACAGTTCTCGTCCCGAATAGGACATTGTTAGGCCGGATGGTTGATGCCGAAGCCAGTAATGCCTCCTTTCCGTAGAGTCCTAGTACTCTGTAGTACTGCGGGTATACCTCCGCGAGTATGTTGTTT harbors:
- a CDS encoding NUDIX hydrolase; amino-acid sequence: MEKPKPIEEKELFRGLRFNVVRRKYAKQDGVFERDVVIFPEAVVVLPLITRDEILLIRQFRATLNDFVVEAPAGVVDEGESPEETAKRELVEETGYYPGKLVKLGSYAPTPGYSTEILHFYYAEDLKYVGARPERYEVIEPMRVPLKTAYEMVLSNEVKDMKTALIILLYSWRRGYS
- a CDS encoding V-type ATP synthase subunit D, with translation MSTEAIKLPRVTKIELIRLRRRLALTRRLHRILKDRMTLLVQELYITLKRALELRQRLNNILAEVYPQYYRVLGLYGKEALLASASTIRPNNVLFGTRTVMGVVVPLIEVEEVSKPSVMLPPEAAGIQLKKDDLIKVMIELAEYEKSLYLIGREVSRLRRRVQMIEKILIPRLTNTIRYLTMKFDEIEREEKVRSIKIKAILSAKEVATPGQAG